A genomic region of Macaca thibetana thibetana isolate TM-01 chromosome 14, ASM2454274v1, whole genome shotgun sequence contains the following coding sequences:
- the RELT gene encoding tumor necrosis factor receptor superfamily member 19L isoform X1, with protein MKPSLLCRPLSCFLMLLPWPLATLTSTTLWQCPPGEEPDLNPGQGTLCRPCPPGTFSAAWGSSPCQPHARCSLQRRLEAQVGTATQDTLCGDCWPGWFGPWGVPRVPCQPCSWAPLGIHGCDEWGRRARRGVEVAAGASSGGETRQPGNGTRAGGPEETAAQYAVIAIVPVFCLMGLLGILVCNLLKRKGYHCTAHKEVGPGPGGGGSGINPAYRTEDVNEDTIGVLVRLITEKKENAAALEELLKEYHSKQLVQTSHRPVSKLPPAPPNVPHICPHRHHLHTVQGLASLSGPCCSRCSQKKWPEVLLSPEAVAATTSAPSFLPNPTRVPKAGAKAGRQGEITILSVGRFRVARIPEQRTSSMVSEVKTITEAGPSAGDLPDSPQPGLPAEQQALLGSGGSHTKWLKPPAENKTEENRYVVRLSESNLVI; from the exons ATGAAGCCAAGTCTGCTGTGCCGGCCCCTGTCCTGCTTCCTTATG CTGCTGCCCTGGCCTCTGGCCACCCTGACATCAACAACCCTTTGGCAGTGCCCACCTGGAGAGGAGCCTGACCTG AACCCAGGTCAGGGCACATTATGCAGGCCCTGCCCCCCAGGCACCTTCTCAGCTGCATGGGGCTCCAGCCCATGTCAGCCCCATGCCCGCTGCAGCCTTCAGAGGAGgctggaggcccaggtgggcacgGCAACTCAAGATACACTCTGTGGAGACTGCTGGCCTGG GTGGTTTGGGCCTTGGGGGGTTCCCCGTGTTCCATGTCAACCGTGTTCCTGGGCACCTCTGGGTATTCACGGCTGTGATG AGTGGGGTCGGCGGGCCCGACGTGGCGTGGAGGTGGCAGCAGGGGCCAGCAGCGGTGGTGAGACACGGCAGCCTGGGAATGGCACCCGGGCAGGTGGCCCAGAGGAGACGGCCGCCCAGTACGCGGTCATCGCCATCGTGCCTGTCTTCTGCCTCATGGGGCTGTTGGGCATCCTGGTGTGCAACCTCCTCAAGCGGAAGGGCTACCACTGCACGGCGCACAAGGAGGTCGGGCCcggccctggaggtggaggcagtg GAATCAACCCTGCCTACCGGACTGAGGATGTCAATGAGGACACCATTGGGGTCCTGGTGCGCCTGATCACAGAGAAGAAAG AGAATGCTGCGGCCCTGGAGGAGCTGCTGAAAGAGTACCACAGCAAACAGCTGGTGCAGACGAGCCACAGGCCTGTGTCCAA GCTGCCGCCAGCGCCCCCGAACGTGCCGCACATCTGCCCGCACCGCCACCACCTCCACACCGTGCAGGGCCTGGCCTCACTCTCTGGCCCCTGCTGCTCCCGTTGTAGCCAGAAGAAGTGGCCTGAGGTGCTGCTGTCCCCTGAGGCTGTAGCTGCCACTACTTCTGCTCCCAGCTTTCTGCCTAACCCGACCAGGGTTCCCAAGGCCGGGGCCAAGGCAGGGCGCCAGGGCGAGATCACCATCTTATCTGTGGGCAG GTTCCGCGTGGCTCGAATTCCTGAGCAACGGACAAGTTCAATGGTGTCTGAGGTGAAGACCATCACGGAGGCTGGGCCCTCGGCGGGTGATCTCCCTGACTCCCCACAACCTGGCCTCCCCGCTGAGCAGCAGGCACTGCTAGGAAGTGGCGGAAGCCATACTAAGTGGCTGAAGCCCCCAGCAGAGAACAAGACCGAG GAGAACCGCTACGTGGTCCGCCTAAGTGAGAGCAACCTGGTCATCTGA
- the RELT gene encoding tumor necrosis factor receptor superfamily member 19L isoform X2, translating into MKPSLLCRPLSCFLMLLPWPLATLTSTTLWQCPPGEEPDLNPGQGTLCRPCPPGTFSAAWGSSPCQPHARCSLQRRLEAQVGTATQDTLCGDCWPGWFGPWGVPRVPCQPCSWAPLGIHGCDEWGRRARRGVEVAAGASSGGETRQPGNGTRAGGPEETAAQYAVIAIVPVFCLMGLLGILVCNLLKRKGYHCTAHKEVGPGPGGGGSGINPAYRTEDVNEDTIGVLVRLITEKKENAAALEELLKEYHSKQLVQTSHRPVSKFRVARIPEQRTSSMVSEVKTITEAGPSAGDLPDSPQPGLPAEQQALLGSGGSHTKWLKPPAENKTEENRYVVRLSESNLVI; encoded by the exons ATGAAGCCAAGTCTGCTGTGCCGGCCCCTGTCCTGCTTCCTTATG CTGCTGCCCTGGCCTCTGGCCACCCTGACATCAACAACCCTTTGGCAGTGCCCACCTGGAGAGGAGCCTGACCTG AACCCAGGTCAGGGCACATTATGCAGGCCCTGCCCCCCAGGCACCTTCTCAGCTGCATGGGGCTCCAGCCCATGTCAGCCCCATGCCCGCTGCAGCCTTCAGAGGAGgctggaggcccaggtgggcacgGCAACTCAAGATACACTCTGTGGAGACTGCTGGCCTGG GTGGTTTGGGCCTTGGGGGGTTCCCCGTGTTCCATGTCAACCGTGTTCCTGGGCACCTCTGGGTATTCACGGCTGTGATG AGTGGGGTCGGCGGGCCCGACGTGGCGTGGAGGTGGCAGCAGGGGCCAGCAGCGGTGGTGAGACACGGCAGCCTGGGAATGGCACCCGGGCAGGTGGCCCAGAGGAGACGGCCGCCCAGTACGCGGTCATCGCCATCGTGCCTGTCTTCTGCCTCATGGGGCTGTTGGGCATCCTGGTGTGCAACCTCCTCAAGCGGAAGGGCTACCACTGCACGGCGCACAAGGAGGTCGGGCCcggccctggaggtggaggcagtg GAATCAACCCTGCCTACCGGACTGAGGATGTCAATGAGGACACCATTGGGGTCCTGGTGCGCCTGATCACAGAGAAGAAAG AGAATGCTGCGGCCCTGGAGGAGCTGCTGAAAGAGTACCACAGCAAACAGCTGGTGCAGACGAGCCACAGGCCTGTGTCCAA GTTCCGCGTGGCTCGAATTCCTGAGCAACGGACAAGTTCAATGGTGTCTGAGGTGAAGACCATCACGGAGGCTGGGCCCTCGGCGGGTGATCTCCCTGACTCCCCACAACCTGGCCTCCCCGCTGAGCAGCAGGCACTGCTAGGAAGTGGCGGAAGCCATACTAAGTGGCTGAAGCCCCCAGCAGAGAACAAGACCGAG GAGAACCGCTACGTGGTCCGCCTAAGTGAGAGCAACCTGGTCATCTGA
- the RELT gene encoding tumor necrosis factor receptor superfamily member 19L isoform X3 has product MKPSLLCRPLSCFLMLLPWPLATLTSTTLWQCPPGEEPDLNPGQGTLCRPCPPGTFSAAWGSSPCQPHARCSLQRRLEAQVGTATQDTLCGDCWPGWFGPWGVPRVPCQPCSWAPLGIHGCDGINPAYRTEDVNEDTIGVLVRLITEKKENAAALEELLKEYHSKQLVQTSHRPVSKLPPAPPNVPHICPHRHHLHTVQGLASLSGPCCSRCSQKKWPEVLLSPEAVAATTSAPSFLPNPTRVPKAGAKAGRQGEITILSVGRFRVARIPEQRTSSMVSEVKTITEAGPSAGDLPDSPQPGLPAEQQALLGSGGSHTKWLKPPAENKTEENRYVVRLSESNLVI; this is encoded by the exons ATGAAGCCAAGTCTGCTGTGCCGGCCCCTGTCCTGCTTCCTTATG CTGCTGCCCTGGCCTCTGGCCACCCTGACATCAACAACCCTTTGGCAGTGCCCACCTGGAGAGGAGCCTGACCTG AACCCAGGTCAGGGCACATTATGCAGGCCCTGCCCCCCAGGCACCTTCTCAGCTGCATGGGGCTCCAGCCCATGTCAGCCCCATGCCCGCTGCAGCCTTCAGAGGAGgctggaggcccaggtgggcacgGCAACTCAAGATACACTCTGTGGAGACTGCTGGCCTGG GTGGTTTGGGCCTTGGGGGGTTCCCCGTGTTCCATGTCAACCGTGTTCCTGGGCACCTCTGGGTATTCACGGCTGTGATG GAATCAACCCTGCCTACCGGACTGAGGATGTCAATGAGGACACCATTGGGGTCCTGGTGCGCCTGATCACAGAGAAGAAAG AGAATGCTGCGGCCCTGGAGGAGCTGCTGAAAGAGTACCACAGCAAACAGCTGGTGCAGACGAGCCACAGGCCTGTGTCCAA GCTGCCGCCAGCGCCCCCGAACGTGCCGCACATCTGCCCGCACCGCCACCACCTCCACACCGTGCAGGGCCTGGCCTCACTCTCTGGCCCCTGCTGCTCCCGTTGTAGCCAGAAGAAGTGGCCTGAGGTGCTGCTGTCCCCTGAGGCTGTAGCTGCCACTACTTCTGCTCCCAGCTTTCTGCCTAACCCGACCAGGGTTCCCAAGGCCGGGGCCAAGGCAGGGCGCCAGGGCGAGATCACCATCTTATCTGTGGGCAG GTTCCGCGTGGCTCGAATTCCTGAGCAACGGACAAGTTCAATGGTGTCTGAGGTGAAGACCATCACGGAGGCTGGGCCCTCGGCGGGTGATCTCCCTGACTCCCCACAACCTGGCCTCCCCGCTGAGCAGCAGGCACTGCTAGGAAGTGGCGGAAGCCATACTAAGTGGCTGAAGCCCCCAGCAGAGAACAAGACCGAG GAGAACCGCTACGTGGTCCGCCTAAGTGAGAGCAACCTGGTCATCTGA